The region GCTTCGAACATCTCCTCGTCGACGAATACCAGGATACCAATCTTCTCCAGGCCGAGATCATGGATCTTCTCGCCTCCCGGCATCGCAACCTCATGGTGGTGGGAGACGACTCCCAGAGCATCTACGCCTTCCGGGGGGCCAATTTCGCCAATATCATGTCTTTTCCGGAAAAATACCCGGACTGCCGGATTTTCAAACTGGAGACCAATTACCGCAGCACGCCGGAAATTCTCCACCTGGCGAATCTATGCATCGTCAATAACGAAAATCAATTTGCCAAATCCCTGCGGGCCGTCCGGGAAGCGGGCGTGCGGCCCGTGGTTGTCCCCGCCCGGAATGCCCTGCAGCAGGCCGAATTCGTCGCCCAACGGATCCTTGAGCTGCATAGGGACGGCGTTCCCCTTTCGGAAATGGCCGTCCTTTACCGGGCCCATTTCCATGCCATGGATGTTCAGATGGAGCTGACACGGCGGGGAATCCCCTACGAAATACGCTCCGGAGTCCGCTTCTTCGAGCAGGCCCATATCAAGGATGTCATCTCCTATCTGCGGATTCTGGAAAATCCCCGGGATGAATTGGCCTGGAAACGGCTTTTAGGCCTTTACCCGAAGATCGGGAAGAAAACGGCCGAAAAAATCTGGAACTTTCTTGCCGCGTCGGGAAAACCCCTGGAGACTGCTTTAACGGAGGGATTTCTGAAGGTTGCATCGAAATCGGCCAGGGACGGATTGACTCGGTTTCAGGAATTGTTGACGATTCTTCGGAAAGAGGCTGAAGGCGCCTCTTTTCTGCCGGACCTGATCGAGCGAATTCTGGATAAGGGATATCGGAATTATCTGCAGGAAACCTACACCGACGGAACTTCCCGGGAGGAAGATCTGGAACAGCTTGCGGAGTTTGCCAGAAAATTTTCTTCTCTTGAGGATTTCTTGAGTGAGTTGTCCCTCCTGACGAACATGGATGCCGATGACCATGAAGAAACCGACAGTGAGGAAGCAGCGGAGAACAAGGTTGTTTTGAGCACGATTCACCAGGCAAAGGGGCTGGAATGGTCGGTGGTCCTGCTGGTAGGTTGCGCGGAAGGCATGATCCCGCTGGATCGGGCGCTGCGGGAAGAAGGCGGCGAGGCGGAAGAGCGGCGGCTTTTTTATGTGGCCGCCACGAGGGCCAAGGATCATCTC is a window of Syntrophus gentianae DNA encoding:
- a CDS encoding ATP-dependent helicase — its product is MIDYEKELNEEQCRVVLEPSGPMLVIAGAGSGKTRTLTYRVARLIETGIKPERILLATFTNKAARSMLNRVRELVPVDLSRLVGGTFHHNGHFMLRAHAERLGYSRNFSILDTEDVRQLISTCISESGIDTKGTTFPKANVLYGMLSLVANTANDLSSIVEERYPFFSHRLEEIAKVAALYDLRKRQSSFMDFDDLLINWRRLLLECPDVLGRYSERFEHLLVDEYQDTNLLQAEIMDLLASRHRNLMVVGDDSQSIYAFRGANFANIMSFPEKYPDCRIFKLETNYRSTPEILHLANLCIVNNENQFAKSLRAVREAGVRPVVVPARNALQQAEFVAQRILELHRDGVPLSEMAVLYRAHFHAMDVQMELTRRGIPYEIRSGVRFFEQAHIKDVISYLRILENPRDELAWKRLLGLYPKIGKKTAEKIWNFLAASGKPLETALTEGFLKVASKSARDGLTRFQELLTILRKEAEGASFLPDLIERILDKGYRNYLQETYTDGTSREEDLEQLAEFARKFSSLEDFLSELSLLTNMDADDHEETDSEEAAENKVVLSTIHQAKGLEWSVVLLVGCAEGMIPLDRALREEGGEAEERRLFYVAATRAKDHLYLCYPQTDSSRWAGFANLSPSRFIKELIPSSRKKELPFERWIVEEQW